CAGTTGCCACGCTTGAACCGCAGATCAATTCGACTAGGTTTAACAAGAAACAATTTCTGGGCATCAAGAAAACAGTCCCTTATTCGCACCTTCACGGCCGCCTATACGTCACTATCGACCCTGGGCCCTGGCTCCAAACCAACTCTATCGTTCGTCTTATATCTGCCTCTCAACCGCAGCTTGAATAATCCTTTCAGCGTTATGATCACGACTGGCTAgcacttattattatttccTGACACTTTGGATCTGAGGCAACTTCATTCGACAGGCTTATTGGATCCAAGTCTCAATTACCAACGTTCAACTTCTTCGTCTTGGTAGGAACAAAGAGCTCGGGTCGTGAGATGGTATTCTTGTCGAGGCGTAGAGGCGCCAGTAGCGTTTCCTTATTTTGTCGAGTGCTGATACCAGCTGTTGCCGTCGGGTGTCTCCTGAGCGCCGCAGGGGCGGAAGGGGCACACGACGATCTTCTGCATTTCCCTGGACGAATTAGATCTCCGAACCGAGGGGAACCAAAAGATCCTAACAGGACAATTCCCTTGACCATTACCAACAAATGTGACTCGACAATCTGGCCCGGCATTGCGACACAGGCTGGCAGAGGCCCTGGAACTGGAGGATTCGAGCTCGCTCAAGGAAAAAGTAAAGACCTGTGGGTCTCATGGGATTGGCAAGGTCGGGTCTGGGGTCGTACGAATTGTACTGTAAATGGTGATTCGTGTTCCTGCAAAACTGGAGATTGTTTTGGGATGTTGGATTGCGAAGCCAGTGTAAGTGGTCAGTGTGGGAACAAGAGTTGTATAATACTAACCACCAACAGGGTTCCACGCCAGCAACACTCGCAGAGTTCACACTGGCCGGTGGTTTACATGGGAAGCAGACTTTCTACGATCTCTCTTTGGTTGATGGCTATAATCTCCCGATGGGTGTCAACTACATACCCGCCAAGAACACAACATTCATTCCGCCGAATCTGACCAACTGCGCCTGCATTGCGACACCTAGTTGGATCTACGCCAGCAGCCAGACGGGAACATATTACACAAACTCATCTTACCCTGTTCCCCTTGAGACTCGAGTCAGCAGTGACAATGCCCGAAGCTGGTGCCCATGGAAATATCTTGCTTTTCCACCCACTAAGCCTGGGGATGGCGTCTATCCTTATCCAGACGACGGCATTCAACGGCCAGAGTTCTCCCCCTGTAACAGCGCATGCGCTGCGTACGGAACCGATGAGGACTGCTGTGTAGGGAAGTACCACGACCCAGATGTCTGCAAGCCATCTGCCTACAGCAAGAGAGCCAAGATTATATGCCCCGATGCATATAGTTTTGCTTATGACGACCAGAAGTCCACGTTCATTATTCCTAACGGCGGAGGCTGGGAGGTAATCATGTGCCCCAAGGGTCGCTCAACTAACATCCTGCGACAACTTGGGGATGAAATGAACGAGCTCGCCCAATCCGGCACCCTATCGGAGGTGACACAGAAAAAGCTCAGGGACGTCAGTTATATCGTAGCTGAGAGGAGCC
The window above is part of the Fusarium musae strain F31 chromosome 6, whole genome shotgun sequence genome. Proteins encoded here:
- a CDS encoding hypothetical protein (EggNog:ENOG41~CAZy:GH152) codes for the protein MLDCEASGSTPATLAEFTLAGGLHGKQTFYDLSLVDGYNLPMGVNYIPAKNTTFIPPNLTNCACIATPSWIYASSQTGTYYTNSSYPVPLETRVSSDNARSWCPWKYLAFPPTKPGDGVYPYPDDGIQRPEFSPCNSACAAYGTDEDCCVGKYHDPDVCKPSAYSKRAKIICPDAYSFAYDDQKSTFIIPNGGGWEVIMCPKGRSTNILRQLGDEMNELAQSGTLSEVTQKKLRDVSYIVAERSLGNDVPPIQVMMASTALATAIWLLV